From Pseudodesulfovibrio nedwellii:
CCTTCCTCGGATTACCGAGGAGGCATATAATGACAGATTCCATAGCCATTCAAACGGCTGAACCGGTCGTCGGACCCGATGTTCACGCGCAAGAGATTGTTCAATGTCAGGGCAACGCGTTTGTCACCCGTATTCGACTTGTGGACGGTCGTGTGGACGAGGCCTGGAGCACTGGCCGCATGATGCGCAACATGAATATGTTGTTGCGGGGGGAACTTGATGAGCGGGGGCGGCCCGGTTTCGTTTCTCAGGCGCACTGTTTGTGCAATGACGGCCATGCCCTCGCGGCCATCCGGGCCGTGGAAGATCTGGCTGGGGTGGGCCTGCCGGACAGTGCCATTCTGGTGCGTAAACTGGTCCAGTCCATGCGATGTATGCAGGAGCATCTGCTCCATTTCTATCAGTTTCATTTTTCCGATTGGGTCAGTCTGGAAGCCGCATTACGCGTCGACCCGGCCAAGGCTGCAAGTATGGCGTCCCTGCCGGGAGAGGACACTGCCTATTTTCGTTCTGTTCAGGACCAGCTCCGTCTCATGGTTGAAGATCGTTCGACGACCTCCTCATATACTGAAGATGAAGGCCGGTACCAAGGTCCCGACGCTTTGCATTTGCTGCTGCATGGGCACGCCTTGGCGTCGATCCAGATCGGAGCCTCGCTGCAGGCGGCGCTCGGATTGCTGGAATGCGGGCCAAAGGGTTTCAAGGCATACCGAATCGGCGGCCTGCCAGACGATCTGGATTTGAGTACAGCAACCCTTGAACAGTTGGGCATGATCCTTGAGGAATGCCGGGAATTCATTGGCACAATTTTTCCTGCCGACCTTGCGCGGTTGGCTCGGGTTTACTCCCCGTGGACCGAACTGGGGAGGGGGAGCTCCTTTTTGACCTGGGATGGAGCAGTTGCCTGCGGGCTGCTTGTCGCGGGTGGTGGGTTGCCCTGGAGGCTTTTACAGCCCGACTCCGCAGTCATTCGCGAGGAGTGTGAGCCGGATTGGAACCATGAGGATTCGCATCGTTACCGGTTGTTTGCCGGACGGAGCGAACCGTTGTTCCGCTGGGGGGATGGCAACTATTTCTGGCTGTCCGCGCCCAGGCACGGCAACTCCGCCTGTGAAGTCGGGCCTCTGGCTCGGGTCATGGGCGGCCTGCTTAATGGGCAGGGCGGGATGGAGCAGATCGTGTCCCGTGTGCTTGATGACGGTGGACTGTCCTTGGAAGCCCTGAATTCCACTATGGGAAGGGTTTTGTCGCGGGGTATCGAAGCCTCGGTCCTGATGGACTCCATCCTGGAGGGGGTGGACGAGCTGGAATGCACACTGGTGGATGAGGGACGGCATAATGTTGATTTTACCCTGCCGACAGCCGGGATCGGAGTCGGTCGAGTGGAGGTACCTCGGGGTACTCTGACGCACACCATTCGGTGGGGTCAGGGGCGGATAATGAGTCACGACTATCTCATCCCGTCGCTGTGGAATTTCTCGCCGCGTGATGCCCGGGGCGAACTCGGGCCGCTGGAGCGTGCTCTTCGCGGCACCCCGGTGATAAACCCGGACTCTCCCGTGGAAATCCTGCGCACCCTGCACGAATTTGATCCCTGCAACACCTGTCATGTGGTGATCGAAAATCGGGACACCGGCCGTACTACCCTGACAACAGCCTGATTTTTAATGAACAAAGGAACCGGAAAATGAATCGAAAAACTGTTTTTGATGCCCTTCAAGACGCCGAGGGCCAGGAATCCCTGTTCAGGCAGGCGGACCAGGTTCGCCGGGAGCAGGTGGGCGATGTGGCACAGTTGCGTGGCGTGGTGCATTTTTCCAACCACTGCCGGTGCAACGATCTCTATTGCGGTTTGATGCATGACAACGATCAGTGCCAGCGGTTCCGCATGACAGAGGATCAGATTGTGGACACGGCTTTGGCCATCGCGGACGCGGGCCTCAGGACCGTGGTCCTGCAATCGGGCGAGGACTTGCATTTTACCCGGGCCATGTTTTGCTCCATCATCGAACGTATCCTTGAAAAAGCGGACGTTGCCATCACCCTGAGCCTTGGGAAGCGTTCTCGTGAGGATATGGTCGCTTTCAGAAGCGCCGGAGCCGAGCGGTATCTCATGAAACACGAAACCATGAATCCTGCGCTGTATTCGCGCATGCGGTCAGGGCTCAAATTGGACGATCGACTGCGGCTCATCAACATGTTGCGTGAGGTCGGCTTTCAGGTAGGCGTGGGCAATATCGTGGGGCTGCCTGGTCAGACTTTGGAAGACCTGTGTGAGGATATCCTCTTTTTTCAGGATTTCCAGCCGGACATGATCAATATCGGCCCTTTCATTCCCCATGCCCAGACGCCTCTCAAGGATACCCCTACGGCCGACATGGAGTTGATGCTCCGGGTGTTCGCCCTGACCAGAATCGTCACCGGTAACACGCACATGGCCGCTGCCAATACCGTGGCCACCCTGGACCCGGATAACGGACAGTTTCGGGCGCTTACCAAGGGCGGCGCCAATGTCATCATGCCCAACTGCAACCCGTTTTTGGAAAGCAAAACGGACAAGATCGAATATGAATTTCAGATAACCACCCACAAGCGTTACGTTTCCGTGAATGAAGCGAGGAATGTCTTGGAACGGGCGGGCAGGACGGAAGGTGTGACCAAGGGCCATTCACTCAAACTGCAAGGAGAAGCACTTTGATAAAGGTAGCAATTTACGGCAAGGGCGGAATCGGCAAATCAACGGTGACCTCCGGCATTTCGGCTGCGTTAGGACTCGACGGCCTCAACGTGATGCAACTCGGTTGCGACCCCAAGACCGACTCGACGATCAACCTGCTCGGCGGCAAGCCTCCGACACCCATCCTGCAATATCTTCAGGAGCAGGGGAGACCGGACACTCTCGACGCCATCGCCAAAAAGGGTTTCGGCAACGTTACCTGTATGGAGGTGGGCGGTCCCACTCCAGGGGTGGGTTGTTTCGGTCGCGGCATGCTCACGGCTTTTGAGCTGCTTGATGAAATGGGGGCCTACGACGTCTATAAACCGGACGTGGTCTTGTACGACATCCTGGCCGATGTCGTGTGCGGTGGCATCGCCGTACCCATGCGCGAGGGGTTTGCGGACAAGGTCTGCATCGTCACCTCCGGTGAGAAAATGGCCCTGCTGGCCGCCAAGAATATCATCCTGGCCCTGCGTAATTTTGCAGACCGCAACTACGCAGAGCTTGGGGGGCTGATTCTCAACTGCCGGGACATGGCCGACGAAGTCGAGCGGGTGGAGGAATTTGCCCACAAGATGGAGACCTCGGTCATCGGCGTGATTCCGCGCGACACGGCCATCCATCAATTCGAAGAAGAGGGCAAGACCATAGTGGAAGGCGACAGAGCCCTGCCGACTTCGGCTCGGTTTTTCGACCTGGCCCGGACTGTCGTCGATTTTGCCGAAGAACGAAACGTAGCCTGAGCATAGCCAACACAGGAGAATCAATATGGATCTGGATCACACCCGAATTAGGGTGGAACAACTTCGGGAAAAATCGGATTTCCCCTTCGCCCAACTGGAGGGCGTCGGTCCCAATCTGGCAGGATGGGGCGTCATCGAGACCTGCCTGCTGCTCCC
This genomic window contains:
- a CDS encoding nickel-dependent hydrogenase large subunit, with the translated sequence MTDSIAIQTAEPVVGPDVHAQEIVQCQGNAFVTRIRLVDGRVDEAWSTGRMMRNMNMLLRGELDERGRPGFVSQAHCLCNDGHALAAIRAVEDLAGVGLPDSAILVRKLVQSMRCMQEHLLHFYQFHFSDWVSLEAALRVDPAKAASMASLPGEDTAYFRSVQDQLRLMVEDRSTTSSYTEDEGRYQGPDALHLLLHGHALASIQIGASLQAALGLLECGPKGFKAYRIGGLPDDLDLSTATLEQLGMILEECREFIGTIFPADLARLARVYSPWTELGRGSSFLTWDGAVACGLLVAGGGLPWRLLQPDSAVIREECEPDWNHEDSHRYRLFAGRSEPLFRWGDGNYFWLSAPRHGNSACEVGPLARVMGGLLNGQGGMEQIVSRVLDDGGLSLEALNSTMGRVLSRGIEASVLMDSILEGVDELECTLVDEGRHNVDFTLPTAGIGVGRVEVPRGTLTHTIRWGQGRIMSHDYLIPSLWNFSPRDARGELGPLERALRGTPVINPDSPVEILRTLHEFDPCNTCHVVIENRDTGRTTLTTA
- the hydE gene encoding [FeFe] hydrogenase H-cluster radical SAM maturase HydE produces the protein MNRKTVFDALQDAEGQESLFRQADQVRREQVGDVAQLRGVVHFSNHCRCNDLYCGLMHDNDQCQRFRMTEDQIVDTALAIADAGLRTVVLQSGEDLHFTRAMFCSIIERILEKADVAITLSLGKRSREDMVAFRSAGAERYLMKHETMNPALYSRMRSGLKLDDRLRLINMLREVGFQVGVGNIVGLPGQTLEDLCEDILFFQDFQPDMINIGPFIPHAQTPLKDTPTADMELMLRVFALTRIVTGNTHMAAANTVATLDPDNGQFRALTKGGANVIMPNCNPFLESKTDKIEYEFQITTHKRYVSVNEARNVLERAGRTEGVTKGHSLKLQGEAL
- a CDS encoding nitrogen fixation protein NifH, with the protein product MIKVAIYGKGGIGKSTVTSGISAALGLDGLNVMQLGCDPKTDSTINLLGGKPPTPILQYLQEQGRPDTLDAIAKKGFGNVTCMEVGGPTPGVGCFGRGMLTAFELLDEMGAYDVYKPDVVLYDILADVVCGGIAVPMREGFADKVCIVTSGEKMALLAAKNIILALRNFADRNYAELGGLILNCRDMADEVERVEEFAHKMETSVIGVIPRDTAIHQFEEEGKTIVEGDRALPTSARFFDLARTVVDFAEERNVA